The proteins below are encoded in one region of Neoasaia chiangmaiensis:
- a CDS encoding aromatic ring-hydroxylating oxygenase subunit alpha, producing MAEDGASSDGHADLRRIKCDPNYWYPVGWSHELKRGKTIGTRYAGQPIALVRPQEGEVFALEDRCAHRQVPLSKGRVEGESVQCCYHGWAYGRSGRCIDVPYLGKGKLPNGVRTYPCREVGGLIFVFPGDPDLAASVPLPSLARAEDPEYKTRRFGRHVDCHYSFMHENLMDMNHQFMHMKQMGKMKPRFLGNDIQPAMVEARYSFARTDGKQPWGETIIFGQRRDNSAKYAHRDVMTIRTEYPYQTLRISTDGAPPVMDLWIVYVPQDEAQLTCRVFGLLSIRRPKLKGALELAWPFLVAFTERIFREDRDIVELEQQAWRELGGDHNQEVFPVINMLRDLLRRCGVAPVHEAS from the coding sequence GACGGCGCGTCGAGTGACGGTCATGCGGATTTGCGTCGGATCAAGTGCGACCCGAACTACTGGTATCCCGTTGGCTGGTCGCATGAACTCAAGCGCGGCAAGACAATCGGTACACGCTATGCCGGCCAGCCCATCGCGCTTGTCCGCCCCCAGGAAGGCGAGGTCTTTGCCCTCGAAGACCGATGCGCGCACCGTCAGGTGCCACTCAGCAAAGGCCGCGTCGAAGGCGAGTCCGTGCAGTGCTGCTATCACGGTTGGGCCTATGGCCGTTCAGGCCGCTGCATCGACGTGCCGTATCTCGGCAAGGGCAAGCTGCCGAACGGCGTGCGCACTTATCCGTGCCGGGAAGTCGGCGGGCTGATCTTCGTCTTCCCTGGCGATCCCGATCTTGCGGCGAGCGTTCCCCTCCCGTCCCTCGCACGCGCGGAGGACCCGGAATACAAGACACGCCGCTTCGGGCGACATGTCGATTGCCATTACAGCTTCATGCATGAAAACCTGATGGATATGAATCATCAGTTCATGCACATGAAGCAGATGGGCAAAATGAAGCCGCGGTTCCTCGGCAACGACATTCAGCCGGCGATGGTCGAAGCGCGCTACAGCTTCGCCCGCACGGATGGCAAACAGCCCTGGGGCGAGACGATCATTTTCGGGCAGCGCCGCGACAACAGCGCCAAATACGCCCATCGCGACGTCATGACGATCCGCACCGAATATCCTTACCAGACGCTGCGCATCAGCACCGACGGCGCACCCCCCGTCATGGACCTGTGGATCGTCTACGTCCCGCAGGACGAGGCGCAACTGACCTGTCGCGTGTTCGGCCTTCTGTCCATCCGCCGGCCCAAGCTGAAAGGCGCGCTGGAACTGGCATGGCCGTTCCTCGTCGCGTTTACCGAGCGGATTTTCCGCGAGGACCGCGATATCGTGGAGCTGGAACAGCAGGCGTGGCGGGAACTGGGGGGCGACCATAACCAGGAAGTGTTCCCCGTCATCAACATGCTGCGCGACCTGCTGCGCCGCTGTGGCGTGGCACCGGTTCACGAGGCTTCGTGA